The Rhizobium sp. BT03 genome has a window encoding:
- a CDS encoding ABC transporter permease translates to MSVNEETREIRRRSWRDVDLRAVAPFVALALLLIVGALVNPNFIGITNLANVATRSAFIAIIAVGATFVISAGDLDLSVGSMVAFVASLMILLMNSGAIENPALMLTVAVVFTMVAGSLCGLANGLITTVGKIEPFIATLGTMGIYRGLTTWLSQGGAITLRSADIQTLYRPTYFGTIAGVPVPIVVILAVTAVAAFILYRTRYGRHVVAVGSNSDVARYSGIAVNRVRTIAFVIQGLCVAIAVLLYVPRLGSTSATTGILWELQAITAVVVGGTALKGGAGRVWGTICGAFILELVGNIMLLSNFISEYLIGAIQGAIIIIAMFVQRSLVRKP, encoded by the coding sequence ATGAGTGTCAACGAGGAGACCAGGGAAATCCGGCGCCGATCCTGGCGGGATGTCGACCTGCGTGCGGTCGCGCCTTTCGTCGCCCTGGCGCTGCTTCTGATCGTCGGAGCCCTGGTCAATCCCAATTTCATCGGCATCACCAACCTTGCCAATGTCGCGACGCGCAGCGCCTTCATCGCCATCATCGCCGTCGGCGCGACCTTCGTGATCTCGGCCGGTGACCTCGACCTGTCGGTGGGCTCGATGGTGGCCTTCGTCGCCAGCCTGATGATCCTGCTGATGAATTCGGGCGCCATCGAAAACCCGGCGCTGATGCTGACGGTCGCGGTGGTCTTCACCATGGTCGCCGGCTCGCTTTGCGGCCTGGCGAATGGCCTGATCACCACGGTGGGCAAGATCGAGCCGTTCATCGCGACGCTCGGCACGATGGGCATCTATCGCGGCCTGACAACATGGCTGTCGCAGGGCGGCGCGATCACGCTGCGCTCCGCCGATATCCAGACGCTCTATCGTCCGACTTATTTCGGCACGATCGCCGGCGTGCCGGTGCCGATCGTGGTGATCCTGGCGGTGACGGCGGTTGCGGCCTTCATCCTCTACCGCACCCGATACGGGCGCCATGTCGTCGCAGTCGGGTCGAACAGCGATGTCGCCCGCTATTCCGGCATCGCGGTCAACCGCGTCAGGACGATCGCCTTCGTCATCCAGGGCCTGTGCGTCGCCATTGCCGTGCTGCTCTATGTTCCCCGTCTCGGCTCGACATCGGCGACGACGGGCATCCTGTGGGAGTTGCAGGCGATCACGGCGGTCGTCGTCGGCGGCACGGCGCTGAAGGGCGGCGCCGGCAGGGTCTGGGGCACGATCTGCGGCGCCTTCATTCTCGAACTCGTCGGCAACATCATGCTGCTTTCGAATTTCATCAGCGAGTATCTGATCGGCGCCATCCAGGGTGCGATCATCATCATCGCCATGTTCGTCCAGCGCTCGCTGGTGCGCAAACCATAA
- a CDS encoding substrate-binding domain-containing protein translates to MRKLMLGLAVAGVAFAGAAYAQDKNYTIGVSIPAADHGWTSGVVFHAERIAKKLMAEHPGLNVIVKTSPDAATQANAVQDLDTQGIDALVILPSDPDPLVNAIKEVKGKGKFVALVDRAPSNNDNSVRDLYVAGNNPALGEVAGKYIAEKTPDAEVVVIRGLPIPIDQQRQDGFDKGIAGSKVKILDRQYGNWNRDDAFKVMQDYLTKYPKIDVVWCQDDDMAVGVLQAIEQAKRTDIQYVIAGAGSKDMVKKVMDGDKLIPVDVLYPPAMVGTAMELTAAALYDQVPVHGNYILDATLVTKENAKNFYFPDSPF, encoded by the coding sequence ATGCGCAAGCTCATGTTGGGTCTGGCCGTTGCGGGGGTGGCTTTTGCCGGCGCAGCCTACGCCCAGGACAAGAACTACACGATCGGTGTGTCCATTCCGGCCGCCGATCACGGCTGGACCTCTGGCGTCGTGTTCCATGCCGAGCGTATTGCCAAGAAGTTGATGGCCGAACATCCGGGCCTGAACGTCATCGTCAAGACCTCGCCGGATGCCGCCACGCAGGCAAACGCCGTGCAGGATCTCGACACGCAGGGCATCGATGCGCTCGTCATCCTGCCGTCGGATCCCGATCCGCTGGTCAACGCCATCAAGGAAGTCAAGGGCAAGGGCAAGTTCGTCGCGCTTGTCGACCGTGCACCGTCGAACAACGACAACTCCGTGCGCGACCTTTATGTTGCCGGCAACAATCCGGCGCTCGGCGAAGTCGCCGGCAAATATATTGCCGAAAAGACGCCTGACGCCGAAGTCGTCGTCATCCGCGGCCTGCCGATCCCGATCGACCAGCAGCGCCAGGACGGTTTCGACAAGGGTATCGCCGGCTCCAAGGTCAAGATTCTCGACCGCCAGTACGGCAACTGGAACCGCGACGACGCCTTTAAGGTCATGCAGGACTATCTGACCAAGTATCCGAAGATCGACGTCGTCTGGTGCCAGGATGACGACATGGCCGTCGGTGTTCTGCAGGCCATCGAGCAGGCCAAGCGCACCGACATCCAGTATGTCATCGCCGGCGCCGGCTCCAAGGACATGGTCAAGAAGGTCATGGATGGCGACAAGCTGATCCCGGTCGACGTTCTCTATCCGCCGGCAATGGTCGGCACGGCGATGGAGCTGACGGCCGCCGCGCTCTACGATCAGGTCCCCGTTCATGGCAACTACATCCTCGATGCGACGCTCGTCACCAAGGAGAATGCCAAGAACTTCTACTTCCCCGATTCGCCGTTCTGA
- a CDS encoding sugar phosphate isomerase/epimerase translates to MKTIKGPGLFLGQFAGDAAPFNSWDAITKWAADIGYKGVQVPTWASQLIDLKKAATSKDYCDEFAGKARENGIEITELSTHLQGQLVAVHPAYDEAFDGFAASEVRGNPKARQEWAVEQVKMALTASKNLGLKAHATFSGALAWPFIYPWPQRPAGLVETAFDELARRWTPILNHADENGIDVCYEIHPGEDLHDGITFEMFLERVKNHPRANMLYDPSHYVLQCLDYLDNIDIYKDRIKMFHVKDAEFNPTGRQGVYGGYQGWVERAGRFRSLGDGQVDFGAVFSKMTANNFDGWAVVEWECALKHPEDGAREGAEFVAAHIIRVTEKAFDDFAGSGTDQAANRRMLGLS, encoded by the coding sequence ATGAAGACGATCAAGGGCCCCGGCCTTTTCCTTGGCCAGTTCGCGGGCGATGCCGCGCCTTTCAATTCCTGGGATGCGATCACCAAATGGGCGGCCGACATCGGTTACAAGGGCGTCCAGGTGCCGACCTGGGCGAGCCAGCTGATCGATTTGAAGAAGGCTGCGACCTCCAAGGATTATTGCGACGAATTCGCCGGCAAGGCCCGCGAAAACGGCATCGAGATCACGGAACTCTCCACCCATCTGCAGGGCCAGCTCGTCGCCGTTCACCCGGCCTATGACGAAGCCTTCGACGGGTTCGCAGCCTCCGAAGTGCGCGGCAATCCGAAGGCGCGCCAGGAATGGGCGGTCGAGCAGGTCAAGATGGCGCTGACGGCATCGAAAAACCTCGGCCTCAAGGCGCATGCGACCTTCTCCGGCGCGCTCGCCTGGCCCTTCATCTATCCCTGGCCGCAGCGTCCCGCCGGCCTGGTCGAAACAGCCTTCGACGAACTCGCCCGCCGCTGGACGCCGATCCTCAACCATGCCGATGAGAACGGCATCGACGTCTGCTACGAGATCCATCCGGGTGAAGACCTGCATGACGGCATCACTTTCGAGATGTTCCTGGAGCGCGTGAAGAACCACCCGCGCGCCAACATGCTCTACGATCCCTCGCACTATGTCCTGCAGTGCCTCGATTATCTCGACAATATCGACATCTACAAGGACCGCATCAAGATGTTCCACGTCAAGGATGCGGAGTTCAATCCGACCGGGCGTCAGGGCGTCTATGGCGGCTATCAGGGCTGGGTGGAACGCGCCGGCCGCTTCCGCTCGCTCGGCGACGGCCAGGTCGATTTCGGTGCGGTGTTCTCGAAGATGACCGCCAATAATTTCGACGGCTGGGCCGTGGTCGAATGGGAATGCGCACTGAAGCATCCTGAGGACGGCGCCCGCGAAGGGGCCGAGTTCGTCGCCGCCCACATCATCCGCGTCACGGAAAAGGCCTTCGACGATTTTGCCGGCAGCGGCACGGACCAGGCGGCGAACCGGCGGATGCTGGGGCTTTCCTAA
- a CDS encoding Gfo/Idh/MocA family protein encodes MAIEASSEQTREPRIRLGMVGGGAGAFIGAVHRIAARIDDQYDLIAGALSSTPEKAVQSGRDLGLDPSRTYSSYREMAIREAKLKNGIEAVAIVTPNHVHYDAAKEFLKRGIHVICDKPLTSNLADAKKLKKIADDSGALFVLTHNYTGYPMVRQAREMIANGELGDIRVVQAEYPQDWLTEAVEQTGQKQAAWRTDPAQSGVGGSTGDIGTHAYNLAAFISGLELDSLAADLDSFVPGRRLDDNAHVMLRFKAKGSEKPAKGMLWCSQVAPGHENGLMVRVYGSKGGLEWTQKDPNYLWYTPFGEPKRLITRGGAGSGAAAGRVTRVPSGHPEGYLEAFATIYTEAAHAINARKKGKAVDKAVVYPTVDDGVKGVAFVEACVASSKKNGAWVKV; translated from the coding sequence ATGGCAATCGAAGCATCATCCGAACAGACCCGCGAGCCGCGCATCCGGCTCGGCATGGTGGGCGGCGGCGCCGGCGCGTTCATCGGCGCGGTGCACCGGATCGCGGCGCGTATCGACGATCAGTACGATCTCATCGCCGGCGCGCTGTCGTCGACGCCCGAGAAGGCGGTTCAGTCCGGCCGCGACCTCGGCCTCGATCCATCGCGGACCTATTCCAGCTACCGCGAAATGGCGATCCGCGAGGCGAAGCTGAAGAACGGCATCGAGGCGGTGGCGATCGTCACGCCGAACCATGTGCATTACGACGCGGCCAAGGAATTCCTGAAGCGCGGCATCCATGTCATCTGCGACAAGCCGCTGACATCCAACCTTGCCGATGCGAAAAAGCTGAAGAAAATTGCCGACGACAGCGGCGCGCTCTTCGTGCTGACGCATAATTACACCGGTTATCCGATGGTCCGCCAGGCGCGCGAGATGATCGCCAACGGCGAACTCGGCGATATAAGAGTCGTCCAGGCCGAATATCCGCAGGATTGGCTGACCGAGGCGGTCGAGCAGACCGGCCAGAAGCAGGCCGCCTGGCGCACCGATCCGGCGCAATCCGGCGTCGGCGGCTCCACGGGCGATATCGGCACCCATGCCTATAATCTCGCCGCCTTCATATCGGGCCTGGAACTCGACAGCCTGGCTGCCGATCTCGACAGTTTCGTTCCCGGCCGGCGGCTGGATGACAATGCCCATGTCATGCTGCGTTTCAAGGCGAAGGGCTCGGAGAAGCCGGCTAAGGGCATGCTCTGGTGCAGCCAAGTGGCGCCCGGCCATGAAAACGGCCTGATGGTGCGCGTCTACGGCAGCAAGGGCGGGCTGGAATGGACCCAGAAGGATCCGAATTATCTATGGTACACGCCGTTCGGCGAGCCGAAGCGACTGATCACCCGGGGCGGCGCCGGTTCGGGCGCGGCTGCCGGCCGTGTCACCCGCGTGCCGTCAGGGCATCCGGAGGGATATCTCGAGGCCTTTGCGACGATCTACACGGAAGCCGCGCATGCGATCAATGCCCGAAAGAAGGGCAAGGCCGTCGACAAGGCGGTGGTCTACCCCACCGTCGATGACGGCGTGAAGGGTGTGGCCTTCGTCGAGGCTTGCGTCGCGTCCTCGAAGAAGAACGGCGCCTGGGTCAAGGTCTGA
- a CDS encoding DoxX family protein, translated as MLSSIHLLQPHLLSLLRIVSSLVLFSYGTQKILHFPAAASVPPMGSLSWIAGLIELTLGFLVLVGFQTRIAAFVLSGLMAFAYFIGHASKGIYPAQNGGVAAILFCFVFLYLVAAGAGPLSVDNLLKRGRTAAA; from the coding sequence ATGCTGTCTTCGATCCACCTGCTGCAGCCGCATCTGTTGAGCCTGCTGCGCATCGTCTCGTCACTTGTGCTGTTCAGTTACGGAACACAGAAGATCCTGCATTTCCCGGCCGCCGCCAGCGTGCCGCCCATGGGCTCGCTCTCCTGGATCGCCGGGCTTATCGAACTCACCCTCGGTTTCCTGGTTCTGGTCGGGTTCCAGACCCGGATCGCAGCCTTCGTGCTCTCCGGCCTGATGGCTTTCGCCTACTTCATCGGGCATGCCTCGAAGGGCATCTACCCCGCGCAGAATGGCGGCGTCGCGGCGATCCTGTTCTGCTTCGTGTTTCTGTATCTGGTGGCGGCGGGTGCAGGACCGCTCAGCGTCGATAATCTGCTGAAGCGCGGCCGCACTGCTGCTGCTTGA
- a CDS encoding GH1 family beta-glucosidase, translating into MIDAKTLAGRLPGDFTFGVATAAFQIEGAAKADGRKPSIWDAFCNMPGRVYNRDNGDVACDHYNRLEQDLDLIKEMGVEAYRFSIAWPRIIPDGTGPVNEAGLDFYDRLVDGCKVRGIKTFATLYHWDLPLLLAGDGGWTARSTAYAFQRYAKTVMNRLGDRLDAVATFNEPWCIVWLSHLYGIHAPGERNVQAALHAMHYMNLAHGLGVEAIRSEAPNVPVGLVLNAASVIPGSDSPADLAAAERAHQFHNGAFFDPVFKGEYPKEFVEALGDRMPAIEDGDMKLISQKLDWWGLNYYTPERVTDDAERKGDFPWTVKAPPASDIKTDIGWEIYAPGLKLLVEDLYRRYELPECYITENGACDNTGAVNGEVDDTMRLDYLGDHLDVVAGLFKDGYPMRGYFAWSLMDNFEWAEGYRMRFGLIHVDYQTQLRTVKKSGKWYRELAAQFPKGNHKAG; encoded by the coding sequence ATGATCGATGCGAAGACGCTTGCAGGCCGCCTTCCCGGCGATTTCACCTTCGGCGTCGCCACCGCCGCCTTCCAGATCGAAGGCGCGGCCAAGGCCGACGGGCGCAAGCCGTCCATCTGGGATGCCTTCTGCAATATGCCCGGCCGCGTCTACAATCGCGACAATGGCGACGTCGCCTGCGATCACTATAACCGGCTGGAGCAGGATCTCGATCTCATCAAGGAGATGGGTGTCGAAGCCTACCGCTTCTCCATCGCCTGGCCGCGCATCATCCCCGACGGCACCGGTCCGGTGAACGAGGCCGGCCTCGATTTCTACGACCGGCTGGTCGACGGCTGCAAGGTGCGCGGGATCAAGACCTTTGCGACGCTCTATCATTGGGATCTGCCGCTGCTGCTTGCCGGCGACGGCGGCTGGACGGCGCGCTCGACGGCTTACGCCTTTCAGCGTTATGCCAAGACGGTGATGAACCGTCTCGGCGATCGTCTCGACGCTGTCGCAACCTTCAACGAGCCGTGGTGCATCGTCTGGCTCAGCCATCTCTACGGCATCCATGCCCCGGGCGAGCGCAATGTGCAGGCGGCCCTTCATGCCATGCATTATATGAATCTTGCCCACGGTCTCGGCGTCGAGGCGATCCGCTCGGAAGCCCCCAACGTGCCTGTCGGGCTCGTGCTCAACGCCGCCTCGGTCATTCCCGGCTCCGACAGCCCGGCCGATCTCGCCGCCGCCGAACGCGCACATCAGTTCCACAACGGCGCCTTCTTCGATCCCGTCTTCAAAGGCGAATATCCGAAGGAATTCGTCGAGGCGCTCGGCGACCGCATGCCCGCCATCGAAGACGGCGACATGAAGCTCATCAGCCAGAAACTCGACTGGTGGGGCCTGAATTACTACACGCCCGAGCGAGTGACCGACGATGCCGAACGCAAGGGCGATTTCCCCTGGACGGTGAAAGCGCCGCCCGCCAGCGACATCAAAACCGATATCGGCTGGGAAATCTATGCGCCGGGATTGAAGCTCCTGGTCGAGGACCTTTACCGCCGCTACGAACTGCCGGAATGCTACATCACCGAGAACGGCGCCTGCGACAACACCGGTGCCGTCAACGGCGAGGTCGACGACACGATGCGTCTCGACTATCTCGGCGACCATCTCGATGTCGTGGCCGGCCTCTTCAAGGACGGCTATCCCATGCGCGGCTATTTCGCCTGGAGCCTGATGGACAATTTCGAATGGGCGGAAGGCTATCGCATGCGCTTCGGTCTCATCCATGTCGACTATCAAACCCAGCTGCGCACGGTGAAGAAGAGCGGCAAGTGGTATCGCGAACTTGCAGCACAATTCCCGAAGGGCAATCACAAGGCGGGTTAG